One part of the bacterium genome encodes these proteins:
- a CDS encoding TIGR02757 family protein → MIRPRNATLRKRKQLLDNLYNAFDASYIASDPIQMVHRFEQPCDQEITAVLASAMAFGQVAQINKALSSVLTLMNNQPHYYVTHFDPERELPRWQKWYYRMIRPEDVLRVLYALKIILQKHQTLGKWIESHYRNEDVHLGITWSRCVDELKDTDKKHWQWRRALGVGFTFLLADPSKKSACKRAFLMLRWMVRKDSIDLGLWNLPTSKLLIPVDTHIQRIALYIGLTKRTDTSQKTAIEITDTLKKLDAIDPVKYDFAICRLGILKMCPRKRRIVQCHACPIYDICLL, encoded by the coding sequence GTGATTCGACCCCGCAACGCCACACTGCGTAAACGAAAACAGCTTTTGGATAACCTTTATAACGCATTTGATGCGTCCTATATCGCCAGCGATCCGATCCAAATGGTTCACCGTTTTGAGCAACCGTGTGATCAGGAAATTACAGCCGTACTGGCATCCGCCATGGCGTTCGGTCAGGTAGCACAAATCAACAAGGCATTATCTTCTGTGCTAACACTTATGAATAATCAGCCGCATTATTACGTTACCCATTTTGATCCCGAGCGTGAATTACCACGCTGGCAAAAATGGTACTATCGCATGATCCGGCCGGAAGACGTTTTACGTGTCCTATACGCTTTGAAAATCATTTTACAAAAACATCAAACACTTGGAAAATGGATTGAGTCACACTATCGAAATGAAGATGTACATCTAGGTATCACATGGAGCCGATGTGTGGATGAATTGAAAGACACCGATAAAAAACATTGGCAATGGCGGCGTGCACTCGGCGTAGGATTTACTTTTCTTTTGGCTGATCCGTCCAAAAAAAGCGCCTGTAAACGTGCATTTTTGATGTTGCGATGGATGGTGCGCAAGGATAGTATTGATTTAGGATTATGGAATCTACCGACGTCGAAATTACTTATTCCCGTAGATACCCATATTCAGCGGATTGCACTTTATATCGGCTTAACCAAACGTACGGATACTTCCCAAAAAACGGCGATAGAGATTACCGACACGTTAAAAAAATTAGACGCGATAGATCCTGTAAAATACGACTTTGCGATTTGTCGTCTCGGCATTCTCAAAATGTGTCCGCGCAAACGACGGATCGTTCAATGCCATGCCTGTCCTATCTATGATATCTGTTTGCTGTGA
- a CDS encoding pseudouridine synthase produces the protein MTRFQYILFYKPYGVICQFSPHEKHPSLAEFKFPKNVYPVGRLDTDSEGLLILTDDGDFQHRLIEPRYGHARTYHAQVEGIPNDGALDKMRHGILLDGKPTLPARVTVLEPPPDHPIRNPPIRYRKNIPTTWVELVLTEGRNRQVRRMTAAAGFPTLRLLRVGIMSLSLEGLQPGSWRAMTTEEFRSCVAVVKK, from the coding sequence TTGACGCGGTTTCAATACATACTTTTTTATAAACCGTACGGTGTTATTTGCCAGTTTTCACCGCATGAAAAACATCCTTCCTTAGCAGAGTTCAAATTTCCAAAAAACGTATATCCGGTCGGTCGTTTGGACACGGACAGCGAGGGGCTGTTGATCCTCACCGATGACGGTGATTTTCAACATCGCTTGATCGAACCGCGTTACGGCCATGCGCGCACCTATCATGCGCAGGTGGAGGGAATTCCTAATGACGGAGCGTTGGATAAAATGCGGCACGGAATTCTATTGGACGGTAAACCCACATTGCCGGCACGGGTGACGGTATTGGAACCGCCACCGGATCATCCGATTCGCAATCCGCCTATCCGCTACAGAAAAAATATTCCGACGACGTGGGTTGAGTTGGTACTCACCGAAGGTCGAAACCGCCAAGTGCGGCGGATGACAGCGGCAGCTGGTTTCCCGACGCTTCGTTTATTGCGTGTGGGCATCATGAGCTTGTCATTGGAGGGATTACAACCCGGTTCGTGGCGAGCGATGACGACTGAAGAGTTTCGCTCATGTGTGGCGGTTGTAAAAAAATAA
- a CDS encoding sigma-54-dependent Fis family transcriptional regulator — protein MTSKRHSILCVDDEPVILNILSKLFEEKYQVYTAKGALEALELLQQHSVAVAIVDQKMPKITGVELLKRIKEQYPTIVRIVLTAYTDISDLVASINEGEIFRYITKPWDSEALMWDVHAAIEKYEENLANAQRIDDITRLQLEKEKLQKEIILLKSEIEKEYALDNIVSVSPSMNQIRRIIKAASLADETVLITGESGTGKELVARAIHHNSQRQNFPMVAVDCGALSESLLESELFGHVKGAFTGAVADRKGLFEEADGGTIFLDEISNTSLPLQARLLRVLQEREIRRIGDTKSRPVNVRVIAASNRELVEECKTERFRSDLFYRLNVLPIALPPLRDRRDDIPLLINYFINEYNKKSAKSIVSISREAMDHLSSLEWKGNIRELKNIIHRMMVFAEGSHLEMGDIPDELLKVKRSAVVPVLPEGGTVFGVSALLPIEDMEREYIRFVLHQTGENKAEASKLLGMKRTTLVMRMKKLGLLA, from the coding sequence ATGACGTCCAAACGCCACAGTATCCTCTGCGTTGATGACGAACCGGTCATATTAAATATCCTGTCGAAACTTTTCGAAGAAAAGTATCAGGTGTATACCGCTAAAGGTGCGCTGGAGGCTTTGGAGCTGCTGCAGCAACACAGCGTGGCGGTCGCTATCGTTGATCAGAAAATGCCCAAAATCACCGGTGTCGAGTTGCTCAAACGAATCAAGGAGCAATACCCCACCATTGTGCGCATCGTACTTACGGCGTACACGGACATTTCCGATTTGGTCGCTTCGATCAATGAGGGTGAAATTTTCCGTTACATCACCAAGCCGTGGGATAGTGAAGCGCTCATGTGGGATGTGCATGCGGCGATCGAAAAATACGAAGAAAATCTTGCCAACGCGCAGCGTATTGATGACATCACCCGGCTTCAGCTGGAAAAAGAAAAACTTCAGAAAGAAATCATTCTTCTCAAGTCCGAGATCGAAAAAGAATATGCTCTGGACAATATCGTCAGCGTCAGTCCGAGTATGAATCAGATTCGGCGCATCATCAAGGCTGCATCACTTGCCGATGAGACCGTGCTGATTACCGGCGAAAGCGGTACGGGCAAAGAGCTTGTTGCGCGGGCCATTCATCATAACAGTCAACGTCAGAATTTTCCGATGGTAGCGGTGGATTGCGGTGCGTTGTCCGAATCGCTGTTGGAGAGTGAACTGTTCGGTCACGTCAAAGGCGCTTTTACGGGCGCCGTAGCGGATCGTAAAGGACTTTTTGAAGAAGCCGACGGCGGAACGATTTTTTTGGATGAAATATCAAACACCAGTTTGCCGTTGCAGGCGCGTCTGTTGCGGGTTTTGCAGGAGCGTGAGATTCGGCGCATCGGCGATACCAAATCACGCCCGGTCAATGTGCGCGTTATTGCCGCCAGTAATCGGGAACTCGTCGAAGAATGCAAAACAGAACGTTTTCGCAGCGATTTGTTTTACCGTCTCAATGTGCTTCCGATCGCTTTGCCGCCCTTACGTGATCGCCGCGACGATATTCCGTTATTAATCAATTATTTTATCAATGAGTACAATAAAAAATCGGCCAAATCCATTGTTTCGATTTCCCGCGAGGCGATGGATCATTTGTCGTCTTTGGAATGGAAAGGCAATATCCGCGAATTAAAAAACATCATTCATCGCATGATGGTGTTCGCGGAGGGTAGCCATTTGGAGATGGGCGACATTCCTGACGAATTGCTCAAAGTCAAGCGGTCGGCGGTGGTGCCTGTTTTGCCCGAAGGGGGTACGGTTTTCGGTGTGAGTGCGCTGCTTCCGATCGAAGATATGGAACGGGAGTATATACGGTTTGTGCTGCATCAAACGGGCGAAAATAAAGCCGAAGCGTCTAAATTACTCGGTATGAAACGCACGACACTTGTCATGCGTATGAAAAAACTTGGACTTTTAGCATAA
- the rlmD gene encoding 23S rRNA (uracil(1939)-C(5))-methyltransferase RlmD has protein sequence MIETTDIPILRKGDDVTLDIETVTFGGQGVARYHDFVVFVEGAITGDRVQARVMKKKKNFAEARSLQIIEPSRFRVDHACTHYGICGGCKWQDVDYDAQLEFKRRNVIDVFERIGGFKGLDIPAPLGSPRIFHYRNKMEFTFGDTEWVVDKTSEGPPRSFMLGMHVPQRFDKILHIDQCYLQSPLANDILAFVRDFAQRSGLPPYSVQTNEGFWRFLIIRETVHTGHLMVNVMTYSDQPEIMKEFKQAIINKFPQITSLINGITDRKSQVAFAERENLLHGQSVITEKLDGLEFEISSSSFFQTNTLGAEVLYRTIREMADLKGHEVVLDLYCGTGSIAIYIADRAREVIGIELIESATRNAEKNATRNRADNCRFINGDMRTTLDTLQTKADVVILDPPRSGLHEDVIRSVMRLAPDKIVYVSCNPSTQARDLALMQAHYTIERVQPVDMFPHTYHIENIVQMRKNV, from the coding sequence ATGATCGAAACGACGGACATACCGATCCTGCGCAAAGGCGACGATGTGACGCTTGATATCGAAACGGTCACGTTTGGCGGTCAAGGCGTGGCGCGTTATCATGATTTTGTCGTGTTTGTGGAGGGTGCCATTACCGGCGATCGCGTACAAGCCCGGGTAATGAAAAAGAAGAAAAATTTTGCCGAAGCCCGATCGCTGCAAATTATCGAACCTTCGCGTTTTCGCGTAGATCACGCCTGCACGCATTACGGAATATGCGGCGGATGCAAATGGCAGGATGTGGATTATGATGCACAGTTGGAATTTAAACGCCGTAACGTGATTGATGTTTTTGAACGCATCGGCGGTTTTAAAGGACTTGATATACCCGCACCGCTCGGATCGCCGCGCATTTTTCATTACCGTAACAAAATGGAGTTTACTTTCGGCGATACGGAGTGGGTTGTAGATAAAACATCGGAAGGGCCGCCGCGTTCGTTTATGCTCGGTATGCACGTTCCTCAACGGTTCGATAAAATTCTTCACATTGATCAGTGCTATTTGCAATCGCCTTTGGCTAACGATATTCTCGCCTTTGTGCGCGATTTTGCACAGCGTAGCGGATTACCGCCGTACTCCGTGCAGACCAACGAAGGCTTCTGGCGTTTCTTGATTATTCGCGAAACCGTACATACCGGCCATTTGATGGTCAATGTTATGACGTATTCGGATCAGCCGGAGATTATGAAGGAATTTAAACAGGCGATCATAAATAAGTTTCCGCAAATTACCAGCCTGATCAACGGGATCACCGACCGTAAATCGCAAGTAGCGTTCGCCGAACGCGAAAATCTTTTGCATGGACAAAGCGTGATCACGGAAAAATTAGACGGTCTTGAATTTGAAATATCATCCAGTTCGTTCTTTCAGACCAATACATTGGGCGCAGAGGTGCTATATCGCACCATCCGTGAAATGGCGGATCTGAAAGGTCATGAAGTAGTTTTGGATTTGTATTGCGGTACCGGCAGTATCGCGATATATATTGCCGACCGGGCGCGTGAAGTGATCGGTATAGAGTTAATCGAAAGTGCAACCCGCAATGCGGAAAAAAACGCCACACGAAACCGCGCCGACAATTGCCGGTTTATTAACGGTGATATGCGTACGACACTGGATACGTTGCAAACCAAAGCGGATGTGGTGATACTCGATCCGCCGCGTTCCGGGTTACACGAAGATGTCATTCGAAGTGTGATGCGTTTGGCGCCGGATAAAATAGTGTACGTTAGTTGCAATCCTTCTACGCAAGCGCGCGACCTTGCTCTGATGCAAGCGCATTATACCATCGAACGTGTACAACCGGTAGATATGTTTCCGCACACATACCATATAGAGAATATCGTACAAATGAGAAAAAACGTATGA
- a CDS encoding serine/threonine protein kinase, which translates to MANLNQSYDFIKQIGVGGMATVFLGRHPALERLVAIKVVKGEQKDKVRRFEREARLSATLKQENLPAIFDYFTDDQNNHYLVMEYVDGVDISPIIKSKTTIPPMIVAMIAREVCRGLEHMHENGIIHRDIKPSNVRLGKNGQVKLMDFGIAKHEEDAGKSHLTATGVIVGTPSYMSPEQASGDQLTPQSDVYSLGIMMYEMLTGKKPYTADTNMTLISLIAQGKFTPLSETHPHLPPALVDIVHRAMVKSLRQRYATTSEIIKDLNKYLQSMSQIEIRDWLVRYYEAATTKDKIVDMNVFVLPAPVSVETAETSTRPVDTEKNNNFVLNKRHLVLGSAALVILCVLAYLFWPSDHPLGNYDPYGRLALSVRSDRQTIKDTRVYVNDSEFPLDDNFGGSLIIDNLQPGRNAIKIRFPLLYHTYEYNFTLDGADESKALNLDLTKIAASLDGVRPESRRYGFAVISEPAGVSVHLDDLKSKPLGKSPTGLIFPSVKTGLHKIFLQKEGYVTSAIERNFTPDQNYTLQYELEPAKKK; encoded by the coding sequence ATGGCAAATCTCAATCAAAGTTACGACTTCATCAAACAAATCGGCGTTGGCGGTATGGCGACCGTTTTTCTTGGACGGCATCCTGCGTTGGAACGTCTCGTCGCTATCAAAGTCGTGAAGGGCGAACAAAAAGATAAAGTGCGCCGCTTTGAACGCGAAGCCCGGTTGTCGGCGACACTCAAACAAGAAAACCTCCCGGCGATCTTTGATTATTTTACCGATGATCAGAATAATCATTATCTGGTGATGGAGTACGTTGACGGCGTTGATATCAGCCCGATCATCAAATCCAAAACGACGATTCCTCCGATGATTGTCGCCATGATCGCTCGCGAAGTGTGCCGTGGCCTGGAACACATGCACGAAAACGGAATTATTCATCGCGATATCAAACCCAGCAATGTCCGTCTCGGAAAAAACGGGCAAGTCAAACTGATGGATTTTGGTATCGCCAAACATGAAGAAGATGCCGGAAAAAGTCACCTGACCGCGACCGGCGTGATCGTTGGCACACCGTCATATATGTCGCCGGAACAGGCCTCGGGCGATCAGCTCACACCGCAAAGCGATGTGTACAGTCTCGGTATTATGATGTATGAAATGCTGACCGGTAAAAAGCCGTACACGGCCGATACCAACATGACTCTGATTTCGCTGATCGCGCAGGGGAAATTTACGCCGCTATCCGAGACACATCCGCACTTGCCGCCCGCATTGGTCGATATTGTGCACCGGGCTATGGTCAAAAGTCTCCGACAACGATATGCGACGACGAGTGAGATTATCAAAGATCTCAACAAATATCTTCAATCCATGTCGCAAATAGAAATTCGTGATTGGTTGGTTCGTTATTACGAAGCGGCAACCACCAAAGATAAAATTGTGGACATGAATGTATTTGTTTTGCCGGCTCCGGTGTCTGTGGAAACAGCGGAAACCTCAACACGCCCGGTCGATACGGAAAAAAACAATAATTTTGTTCTGAATAAGCGTCACCTCGTCTTGGGCAGCGCCGCACTGGTTATCTTGTGTGTTCTGGCATATCTTTTTTGGCCCAGTGATCATCCGCTGGGTAATTATGATCCGTATGGCCGTTTAGCGCTGAGTGTACGCTCCGATCGTCAGACGATCAAAGATACACGTGTCTATGTCAATGATTCGGAATTTCCATTGGATGATAATTTTGGCGGATCGTTGATTATTGATAATTTACAACCCGGACGCAACGCGATTAAAATTCGTTTTCCGCTTTTGTACCACACCTATGAATATAATTTTACACTCGACGGTGCGGACGAATCCAAAGCTCTCAATTTGGATCTGACCAAAATTGCAGCTTCGTTGGACGGTGTTCGTCCGGAGTCGCGTCGTTACGGATTTGCCGTTATTTCTGAACCGGCCGGCGTATCGGTGCATTTGGATGACCTCAAGTCCAAACCGCTCGGCAAATCTCCGACGGGTTTGATTTTTCCTTCAGTAAAAACGGGTTTGCATAAAATATTCCTGCAAAAAGAAGGTTATGTGACGAGTGCCATTGAACGTAACTTTACACCGGATCAAAATTATACATTGCAATACGAACTGGAACCGGCCAAGAAAAAATGA